From a region of the Paralichthys olivaceus isolate ysfri-2021 chromosome 4, ASM2471397v2, whole genome shotgun sequence genome:
- the ubac1 gene encoding ubiquitin-associated domain-containing protein 1: MFVQEEKIFAGKVLKIHICTMDGTEWLEEVTEDTTVDKLKEKCLKHYVHGSLEDPKTLTHHKLIHAATERVLTDTKTVADENLKDKDVLLLIKKRPPPTAPKMAEVSSDEKKKQDNKAPDKDAILKATGNLSTRHTDRTVTQHNIRDFQTELRKILVSLIEVAQKLLALNPDAVELFKKANAMLDEDEEDRVDETALQQLTEMGFPESRAIKALRLNHMSVTQAMEWLIEHVDDPSVDTPLPGHDSSGSAGASAAATPGPSASASASASASASASASASASASASASASASASASASASASASASGPNLLRSLSSQSSTEESGRQDELTEIFKRIRRKREFRPDSRAVIALMEMGFDEKEVVDALRVNNNQQDAACEWLLGDRKPSPEDLDKGIDTNSPLFQAILENPVVQLGLTNPKTLLAFEDMLENPLNSTQWMNDPETGPVMLQISRIFQTLNRT; the protein is encoded by the exons ATGTTCGTCCAGGAGGAGAAGATATTCGCCGGGAAGGTGCTGAAAATTCACATCTGCACCATGGACGGCACGGAGTGGCTGGAGGAGGTGACGGAGGACACCACCGTGGACAAACTGAAGGAGAAGTGCTTGAAACAT TATGTACATGGAAGTCTAGAAGACCCCAAAACACTTACCCACCACAAACTTATTCATGCTGCTACAGAGAGAGttctcacagacacaaaaacagtcGCTGATGAAAATCTCAAAGATAAAG acgTTTTGCTGCTCATAAAGAAAAGACCACCACCGACTGCTCCAAAGATGGCAGAAGTTAGTTCAGATGAAAAG AAGAAACAAGATAACAAAGCTCCAGACAAAGATGCTATTCTTAAAGCCACCGGCAACCTCTCCACACGCCACACTGACCGCACTGTTACCCAGCACAATATCAGAGAT TTTCAGACAGAGCTCAGAAAAATCTTGGTTTCTCTTATTGAAGTTGCCCAGAAGCTTCTTGCCTTGAACCCTGATGCTGTTGAACTCTTCAAAAAGGCCAATG CGATGttggatgaagatgaagaggatcGCGTGGATGAAACGGCACTTCAGCAGCTCACAGAGATGGGCTTCCCTGAGAGCAGGGCCATCAAAGCTCTCAGACTAAATCA CATGTCAGTGACCCAGGCCATGGAGTGGCTTATTGAACATGTGGACGACCCCTCTGTAGACACGCCTCTACCAGGCCACGACTCTTCTGGATCAGCAGGAGCCTCGGCAGCTGCCACACCAGGCccttctgcctctgcctccgCCTCCGCCTCCGCCTCTGCCTcagcctctgcctctgcctctgcctctgcctctgcctccgcCTCcgcctctgcctctgcctctgcctctgcctctgcttCCGCTTCCGCCTCAGCCTCTGGTCCCAACCTTCTCCGCAGCCTCTCCAGCCAGTCGAGCACAGAGGAGAGTGGCAGGCAGGATGAGCTCACTGAGATCTTCAAGAGGATCCGCAGGAAACGGGAGTTCAGACCGGACTCAAGA gCTGTCATTGCATTGATGGAGATGGGCTTTGATGAGAAGGAGGTGGTTGATGCTCTGAGAGTCAATAACAACCAACAGGATGCCGCG TGTGAATGGCTACTGGGAGACAGGAAACCTTCTCCAGAAGATCTAGACAAAGGCATCGACACCAACAGCCCGCTGTTCCAAGCCATCCTGGAGAATCCAGTGGTCCAGTTGGGTCTAACCAACCCCAAGACTCTGCTAG cgttTGAAGACATGCTGGAGAATCCTCTCAACAGCACCCAGTGGATGAACGACCCTGAGACTGGTCCCGTCATGCTCCAAATATCCAGAATCTTCCAGACACTCAATCGCACATAG